Proteins encoded by one window of Juglans regia cultivar Chandler chromosome 15, Walnut 2.0, whole genome shotgun sequence:
- the LOC118344688 gene encoding uncharacterized protein LOC118344688: MEEEISHLCKGLKLTEEEQQEYYLTEEEITFSQDISNSCLVALVAADREVNKGAFKATMTRLWNGEDVITFKDLGRNKFLLKFHNPIVRTKVLTSRPWSFDRNLICIQECKGSLALKDLDFSLEPFWLQLHDLPFAAMNKRTGEKLGTSAGKVIMVDVDEKGRSWGGVLRVKVMINLSKPLTRGCVINVGDARSWIPFKYERLPSFCYYCGIVLHSQHRCSRHFSDGSTHTESPPQYGPWLRADPPQKPNHYKTLTVQRERTQAIVDRPTPMIKNLILAGIIYLKSQLNSHQ, translated from the coding sequence ATGGAGGAGGAGATTTCTCATCTTTGTAAGGGCCTCAAACTTACGGAAGAGGAACAACAAGAATACTACCTAACGGAAGAGGAAATTACGTTTTCTCAAGATATTAGCAACTCATGCCTTGTTGCACTGGTAGCTGCAGACAGAGAAGTGAACAAAGGAGCCTTCAAAGCAACTATGACTAGACTATGGAATGGTGAAGATGTGATTACTTTCAAAGATTTAGGAAGAAACAAGTTCCTCCTCAAATTTCACAACCCCATCGTGAGAACCAAGGTGTTAACTAGTCGTCCTTGGTCCTTTGATAGAAATCTAATTTGTATTCAGGAATGCAAAGGCAGTTTAGCCTTAAAAGATCTCGACTTTTCTCTGGAACCTTTTTGGCTCCAACTCCATGATCTCCCTTTTGCTGCAATGAACAAAAGAACAGGTGAGAAGCTCGGGACAAGTGCAGGCAAGGTCATCATGGTGGATGTTGATGAAAAAGGAAGATCCTGGGGGGGAGTCTTACGTGTGAAGGTGATGATTAACCTCTCTAAACCTTTGACAAGAGGTTGTGTTATTAATGTAGGCGATGCTCGCTCCTGGATACCTTTCAAATACGAAAGACTACCTTCATTCTGTTACTACTGTGGGATAGTTTTGCACTCACAGCATAGATGTTCAAGACATTTCTCAGATGGTAGCACGCATACTGAGTCACCACCTCAATATGGCCCCTGGCTTAGAGCTGATCCACCTCAAAAGCCAAATCACTACAAAACTCTAACAGTCCAGAGGGAAAGAACTCAGGCAATTGTCGACAGGCCAACTCCAATGATCAAGAATTTGATTTTGGCAGGAATAATTTATCTCAAAAGTCAACTGAATTCTCACCAATAG
- the LOC109000159 gene encoding uncharacterized protein LOC109000159 isoform X2, with the protein MFVRFIPACPSLSQKPTNLNYLSKHIALNNYKRKIRTLCTKRLQIPPSTSGDAGGLRVFVLSDLHTDYAENMEWVKSISTARHKKDVLLVAGDVAETYDNFVLTMRLLKDGFEHVFFIPGNHDLWCRRDGEDYEDSLEKLNRLLDACRELEVETNPMVIDGLGIIPIFSWYHESFDREKDVAGIRIPSLEMACKDFHACKWPVELSNQDTSLALYFDAINEKNMNVIKEIQRACSQIITFSHFVPRYVQAPLAYPRERKRRMNGGENWLPFCIFSDGKFADKLSPCYWSDYYSANPRTPHNIELAPWVARFYKQT; encoded by the exons ATGTTCGTGAGGTTTATCCCTGCTTGCCCGAGTCTATCTCAAAAACCCACCAATTTGAACTATCTTTCCAAGCACATTGCattaaacaattacaaaagaaaaataagaacttTGTGCACCAAACGACTTCAGATACCACCATCTACTTCTGGAGATGCTGGTGGCTTGCGTGTCTTTGTCCTCTCTGATTTGCACACAGACTATGCAGAGAATATGGAATGGGTGAAGTCCATTTCTACTGCGAGACATAAAAAAGATGTTCTTCTCGTTGCGGGTGACGTAGCAGAAACATACGACAACTTTGTTTTGACTATGCGTCTCTTGAAGGATGGATTTGAGCATGTCTTCTTCATACCAGGAAACCATGATCTCTGGTGTCGTCGGGATGGAGAAGATTAT GAAGATTCTCTTGAAAAGCTAAATAGGTTGCTTGATGCGTGTAGAGAACTTGAAGTTGAGACCAATCCTATGGTGATAGATGGCTTGGGAATCATTCCTATATTCTCCTGGTACCACGAG AGCTTTGATCGAGAGAAGGATGTAGCTGGCATCCGTATCCCGTCTTTGGAGATG GCATGCAAGGACTTTCATGCATGCAAGTGGCCTGTGGAACTTTCAAATCAGGATACCTCCCTTGCTTTGTACTTCGATGCAATTAACgaaaaaaatatgaatgtgATCAAGGAAATCCAGAGGGCTTGTAGCCAAATAATTACATTTTCTCACTTTGTTCCCAG GTATGTACAGGCACCATTGGCTTACCCAAGAGAACGGAAGAGGAGAATGAATGGAGGGGAAAACTGGCTGCCGTTTTGCATCTTTAGTGATGGCAAGTTTGCTGATAAACTCTCGCCTTGCTATTGGTCTGATTATTACTCTGCCAACCCAAGAACCCCTCACAATATTGAGCTTGCACCTTGGGTTGCCAGATTCTATAAACAAACTTAA
- the LOC109000159 gene encoding uncharacterized protein LOC109000159 isoform X1, with product MFVRFIPACPSLSQKPTNLNYLSKHIALNNYKRKIRTLCTKRLQIPPSTSGDAGGLRVFVLSDLHTDYAENMEWVKSISTARHKKDVLLVAGDVAETYDNFVLTMRLLKDGFEHVFFIPGNHDLWCRRDGEDYEDSLEKLNRLLDACRELEVETNPMVIDGLGIIPIFSWYHESFDREKDVAGIRIPSLEMACKDFHACKWPVELSNQDTSLALYFDAINEKNMNVIKEIQRACSQIITFSHFVPRQELCPEKRMLFYPNLPKIIGSDCLEVRIRSIHRSQGSASACHVFGHTHFCWDAVLDGIRYVQAPLAYPRERKRRMNGGENWLPFCIFSDGKFADKLSPCYWSDYYSANPRTPHNIELAPWVARFYKQT from the exons ATGTTCGTGAGGTTTATCCCTGCTTGCCCGAGTCTATCTCAAAAACCCACCAATTTGAACTATCTTTCCAAGCACATTGCattaaacaattacaaaagaaaaataagaacttTGTGCACCAAACGACTTCAGATACCACCATCTACTTCTGGAGATGCTGGTGGCTTGCGTGTCTTTGTCCTCTCTGATTTGCACACAGACTATGCAGAGAATATGGAATGGGTGAAGTCCATTTCTACTGCGAGACATAAAAAAGATGTTCTTCTCGTTGCGGGTGACGTAGCAGAAACATACGACAACTTTGTTTTGACTATGCGTCTCTTGAAGGATGGATTTGAGCATGTCTTCTTCATACCAGGAAACCATGATCTCTGGTGTCGTCGGGATGGAGAAGATTAT GAAGATTCTCTTGAAAAGCTAAATAGGTTGCTTGATGCGTGTAGAGAACTTGAAGTTGAGACCAATCCTATGGTGATAGATGGCTTGGGAATCATTCCTATATTCTCCTGGTACCACGAG AGCTTTGATCGAGAGAAGGATGTAGCTGGCATCCGTATCCCGTCTTTGGAGATG GCATGCAAGGACTTTCATGCATGCAAGTGGCCTGTGGAACTTTCAAATCAGGATACCTCCCTTGCTTTGTACTTCGATGCAATTAACgaaaaaaatatgaatgtgATCAAGGAAATCCAGAGGGCTTGTAGCCAAATAATTACATTTTCTCACTTTGTTCCCAG GCAAGAGCTATGCCCAGAGAAGAGGATGCTGTTCTATCCCAATCTCCCAAAAATTATTGGCTCCGATTGTCTTGAGGTTCGCATAAGATCTATCCACAGAAGCCAGGGAAGTGCATCTGCCTGTCATGTGTTTGGTCATACCCATTTCTGTTGGGATGCTGTGCTTGATGGTATCAG GTATGTACAGGCACCATTGGCTTACCCAAGAGAACGGAAGAGGAGAATGAATGGAGGGGAAAACTGGCTGCCGTTTTGCATCTTTAGTGATGGCAAGTTTGCTGATAAACTCTCGCCTTGCTATTGGTCTGATTATTACTCTGCCAACCCAAGAACCCCTCACAATATTGAGCTTGCACCTTGGGTTGCCAGATTCTATAAACAAACTTAA
- the LOC109000159 gene encoding uncharacterized protein LOC109000159 isoform X3 translates to MDLSMSSSYQETMISGVVGMEKIIELEVETNPMVIDGLGIIPIFSWYHESFDREKDVAGIRIPSLEMACKDFHACKWPVELSNQDTSLALYFDAINEKNMNVIKEIQRACSQIITFSHFVPRQELCPEKRMLFYPNLPKIIGSDCLEVRIRSIHRSQGSASACHVFGHTHFCWDAVLDGIRYVQAPLAYPRERKRRMNGGENWLPFCIFSDGKFADKLSPCYWSDYYSANPRTPHNIELAPWVARFYKQT, encoded by the exons ATGGATTTGAGCATGTCTTCTTCATACCAGGAAACCATGATCTCTGGTGTCGTCGGGATGGAGAAGATTAT AGAACTTGAAGTTGAGACCAATCCTATGGTGATAGATGGCTTGGGAATCATTCCTATATTCTCCTGGTACCACGAG AGCTTTGATCGAGAGAAGGATGTAGCTGGCATCCGTATCCCGTCTTTGGAGATG GCATGCAAGGACTTTCATGCATGCAAGTGGCCTGTGGAACTTTCAAATCAGGATACCTCCCTTGCTTTGTACTTCGATGCAATTAACgaaaaaaatatgaatgtgATCAAGGAAATCCAGAGGGCTTGTAGCCAAATAATTACATTTTCTCACTTTGTTCCCAG GCAAGAGCTATGCCCAGAGAAGAGGATGCTGTTCTATCCCAATCTCCCAAAAATTATTGGCTCCGATTGTCTTGAGGTTCGCATAAGATCTATCCACAGAAGCCAGGGAAGTGCATCTGCCTGTCATGTGTTTGGTCATACCCATTTCTGTTGGGATGCTGTGCTTGATGGTATCAG GTATGTACAGGCACCATTGGCTTACCCAAGAGAACGGAAGAGGAGAATGAATGGAGGGGAAAACTGGCTGCCGTTTTGCATCTTTAGTGATGGCAAGTTTGCTGATAAACTCTCGCCTTGCTATTGGTCTGATTATTACTCTGCCAACCCAAGAACCCCTCACAATATTGAGCTTGCACCTTGGGTTGCCAGATTCTATAAACAAACTTAA